In Deinococcus maricopensis DSM 21211, the sequence CAGCGCAGGAACGGGTTGCTGGCTTTCTCAGCCCCGACCGTCGTGCGCGGCCCGTGCCCGGGGTACACGACCGTGTCGTCCGGCAGGCTCAGCAGGACCCGCGCCAGCTCGCGCAGGAGCAACGGGTGGTTCCCGCCCGGCAGGTCCGTGCGCCCGATGCCGCCCTGGAAGAGCGTGTCCCCGGCAATCACGAAGCCGTCTCCGACGAACACCACGTGCCCGGGCGCGTGCCCCGGCAGGGTCCGCGCGGTCAGGCGCACGCCGCCCGCCTCGAACACCTGCCCGTCTGCGATGGCGGCGTCCGGGTCCTCCGGCTGCGTGAACGGAATGCCCCAGCGGCCCGCCGACGTCGCGCCCGCCCGGTACAGCGGCAGGTCATCGTCGTGCAGGTGTACGGGCACGCTCAGCGCCGTCCGCACGGCCTGCACCGCGCCGATGTGGTCGAAGTGCGCGTGTGTGAGCAGCACGCCGCGCACGCGCGCGCCCGCCTGTTCCACGAGGCGCAGCAGCGTTTCGGCGTTGTCACCCGGGTCGATCAGGAAGCCCTCGCCGTTTGCGTCCGTCACCAGCGCGGCGTTCGCCTGCACCGGCCCGGTCGGCACCGTCTGCACGCGCACGCCACCATGCATGAAGTCTTGAGTCATGCGCGGAGTGTACCGAACGCATCACGCGGCGCAGCGGGACACGCGCGACAATAGGGCCCATGAGCGACGAACTGAACTTCGCGAAGACCATCCTGGCCGGCCGTTCGTACCGTGACGTGCCCGACGACGAGATCCTCACGAAAGCCGAACGGCTCCTTGACGCCTGGATGACCGGCGAGGCCCGCATGGAACGCCCGAAACTCTACGACCACTACGCCCTGGTGTTCGCCGCGCTGCTGCGCCGCGTGCACGAACTCGAAGGGCGCGTCGCCACGCTCGAAGGCCAAAAAGAACCCCACCCGTGAGGGTGGGGGGCGTTTGGCGGGCCCTGAAGGATTCGAACCTACGACCTGCGGTTTTGGAGACCGACGCTCTACCAGGCTGAGCTAAGGACCCGCGCGCCTTGACGCCCGCGAATGATAGCAGAGGCCGCCGGGGCACGCAAGCCTGCGCTCAGCGCTCCCGTTCCGGGCGTTCGCGGCGCTCCTTGGCCTTCCCGCCGCCCGCGCCGCCGTTCGCCTCGCCTTTCAGGACGGTCAGCGCGCTCGCCGGGACGTTCGCCAGGAGCCCCTCGTCGGTGTACACGTCCACGCTGCCCGTCAACGGATGCAGCTTCGTGACCTTCCCGCACGCGCCACTCTCCGTATGGCACACGCGTGCGTTCTTGCGCGGGATCTCCTTGAGCAGGTCCTGGTACTGCCCGTGCTCGTACTGCAGGCAGCACAGCAGCCGCCCGCACGGCCCGCTCAGCTTCTCCGGGTTCAGCGGCAGCTGCTGATCGCGCGCCATGCGGATGCTCACCGGTGCGAACTCCTGCAGGTGGTTGCTGCTGCAGTTCTCGCGGCCGCACGCCCCGAGCGTCCCGATCATCATTGCCTGCTCGCGCGGCCCGACTGCCGCGAAATTCACCTTCGCGCGCGTGTGGCCGCGCACGTCCGCAATCAGGCTGCCCAGCTCGATGCGTTCCTCCGCGCTGTAACTGATCGTCACGAGGTTCCCGTCGAGCGTGAACTCCACCGCCACGACCTTCGCCGCGATGCCGCGCGCGCGCACCCGCGCACGCAGGAACCACTTCAGGTCCTCGGCCTCGCGCGCCAGCTCCGCCCAGCGCTCCAGGTCCTCGGGCGTCGCCTCGCGCAGGATCATGCCGTAGCGGCCGTCCTCGCTGCGGGGGGTGGGGCCGGTGCGGACGGTGGCCACTTCCGGCCCGCGCTTGCCCTGCACGACTGCGCGCGCGCCCACCGGAAGGGGCGCGTCCGTCATCATGGCGTGAAGCCGGGGGGAACCGTCGAAGCGCACGGACTGAATCAACACCCGCACAGCATGTCACGCCCACGCCCCGCCCGTCGAGATGAACGTCACGATAAGCCGCGTGCGCCCACGACAAGCGGGCGGGCGCCTCCGCACCCGCCCGCCCTGAACGCCCTGCGCTCAGCCCTCGAAGTCCTCCGGAAACTCCGCGTTGCTGTACACGTTCTGCACGTCATCGAGGTCCTCGAGCGCCTCGATCATGACCATCAGCTTGCGCGCGTCTTCGCCGGACACACTCACGGTGTTGCTCGGCACCATGGTGATCTGCGCGCTCTCCACCGCGAAGCCCGCCCCGCTCAGCCCCTCGCTGACCGCGTGCAGGTCCGTGGGCGCCGTCGTCACCTCCAGGCCGTCCTCCGCCTCGGAGAAGTCCTCGGCGCCGTGCTCAATGGCCGCTTCCTGCGCCGCTTCGGACGCGTCATTCAGCATCAGCACGCCCTTCTTCTCGAACTGCCACGCGACCGAACCGCTCGTGCCGAGGCTGCCGCCGCGCTTGTTGAACACCGCGCGCACCTCCGCTACCGTCCGCGTGGGGTTGTCCGTGAGCGTCTCGATGTAGATGGCGGTGCCGCCCGGCCCGTACCCCTCGTACGTGGCCTCCTTGTACTCCGTGCCGCCCTCGCCGCTGCCCACCGCGCGCTTGATGGCGTTCTCGATGTTGTCCGCCGGGACCGTGTCGGTCTTCGCCGCGGCAATGGCGTTCTTCAGGCTGAGGTTCGCTGCGGGGTCACCGCTACCACCCGAACGCACCGCCGCCGTGATGGCGCGGATGTGCTTGCTGATGATGGCGGAACGCTTCTTGTCGTTCGCGCCCTTCTTGCGTTTGATCTGAGCCCATTTGCTGTGACCGGCCATTGTTGCTCCCTCTCGCCCACGGTGGGGCGCGTGCGCGCAGCGGCCCGTCCCGACACCGCCTGCGCGGCGCGGGCGACGAGCACGCCGCTGTCAGTGCAGCATTCTACTGCCCGCACGCGCAGCCGTCATGCGCCCCTCAACACCCGCTCAGGTGAGCAGCCACGCCTCCGCAGCTTCACGGTCGGCGAACACCGCGAACGTCCGCCCGGCACTCGCCTCGCCCGCCATCTCCCGGAACCGCTCCCCCTGCCCCGCGTGGTCAGGGATGACCGCCGCGACCTTCAGGTCATAGTTCGTAAACTTCTGCAGGCACGCGCCCGCCAGGCCCGAACGCAGATCGAAGAACGCCGCCGTGAACACCTCCCGGTGCAACAGGACGCGCGGCGTACCCTGCGCCCAGCTCAGCCCGACAAGGTCCAGGGCGTCCTGCTCGGTCAGCAGGGGTCGCCCCGCCCCGTGAATCTCGATGTACGACTGCGGCCCCACGTGAACGAGCTGATGCTCCATGCCATGTCCTCCAGAGTGCCCGCGGGCCCGCCTGCAGCGGCAGGGCCCGAGTACGCACGCCCCGAGCCTACCGGGCGCAGCGGCGCACGCCATCCGTCATCTGACCAAACGCTCGCGGTCCCGCTAGCGAGGCGGTGGGGCCCAGCGGCCCCACCGCCTCAATGCTCGCTGGAACGGCGGACTGCGTAGCAACCCAGCGTCTGTGGACCGTCCAGCCGTCCGCGGGCCGCGAGCTCCTCCACAACCGCCTGCGTGAACGCCCGCACCCGCTCCTCCGGTGCGGCGTGCACGTCATGCGCGTTCAGGCCGTGCACGCGCGCGAGACGCGCCAGCCACCCTTCCAGCTCATCGGCCATGCCCTGCCCCTTCCCAGGACCGCCGCTCAGTTCACCCGGACGCGCGTGCCGAACGTGCTGTTGAAGAACTGCGCGAGCGTCACCGCGAACTTCGCGTGCGCGCTGCTGGACGGATGCACGCCGTCCAGACTGAAGTTCGGGCCGAATGGAGTCTGCGGCGCCGTGGGATCGTACGCGCCGTTGAGGGCGTGGAGGGTCGGGTTCACGTCGAACACGCGCAGGCCGCGCTCCGCTGCCAGCTTGCGGATGCTGCTGTTGTACGCCTCGACGGTGTCCGTGGCGGTCTTCAGCTCTGCAGGGCTCAGGACGCCCGGGGCGTCGTCCGCGCAGCTCATGGGCTTCAGTTGCTGGGCGACGCCCAGGTTCACCTTATTTACACTGTTCTCGCAGCTTGCGTCGCCCAGGCCCAGCTTGAACGCCAGCGCCGCGGGCACGAGCAACGGCACGCTCGTCACGTCCGGCACCGTG encodes:
- a CDS encoding YebC/PmpR family DNA-binding transcriptional regulator; protein product: MAGHSKWAQIKRKKGANDKKRSAIISKHIRAITAAVRSGGSGDPAANLSLKNAIAAAKTDTVPADNIENAIKRAVGSGEGGTEYKEATYEGYGPGGTAIYIETLTDNPTRTVAEVRAVFNKRGGSLGTSGSVAWQFEKKGVLMLNDASEAAQEAAIEHGAEDFSEAEDGLEVTTAPTDLHAVSEGLSGAGFAVESAQITMVPSNTVSVSGEDARKLMVMIEALEDLDDVQNVYSNAEFPEDFEG
- a CDS encoding PSP1 domain-containing protein, which produces MLIQSVRFDGSPRLHAMMTDAPLPVGARAVVQGKRGPEVATVRTGPTPRSEDGRYGMILREATPEDLERWAELAREAEDLKWFLRARVRARGIAAKVVAVEFTLDGNLVTISYSAEERIELGSLIADVRGHTRAKVNFAAVGPREQAMMIGTLGACGRENCSSNHLQEFAPVSIRMARDQQLPLNPEKLSGPCGRLLCCLQYEHGQYQDLLKEIPRKNARVCHTESGACGKVTKLHPLTGSVDVYTDEGLLANVPASALTVLKGEANGGAGGGKAKERRERPERER
- a CDS encoding MBL fold metallo-hydrolase; amino-acid sequence: MTQDFMHGGVRVQTVPTGPVQANAALVTDANGEGFLIDPGDNAETLLRLVEQAGARVRGVLLTHAHFDHIGAVQAVRTALSVPVHLHDDDLPLYRAGATSAGRWGIPFTQPEDPDAAIADGQVFEAGGVRLTARTLPGHAPGHVVFVGDGFVIAGDTLFQGGIGRTDLPGGNHPLLLRELARVLLSLPDDTVVYPGHGPRTTVGAEKASNPFLR
- a CDS encoding DUF4180 domain-containing protein, with translation MEHQLVHVGPQSYIEIHGAGRPLLTEQDALDLVGLSWAQGTPRVLLHREVFTAAFFDLRSGLAGACLQKFTNYDLKVAAVIPDHAGQGERFREMAGEASAGRTFAVFADREAAEAWLLT